Genomic window (Phaeodactylum tricornutum CCAP 1055/1 chromosome 3, complete sequence):
TGGCTTTCGACGAGAACTCCTTGGCGTGAAAAATTATGTCATGAAGGCAACGCCGCATACGCTTACTGCCAAGAATCCTGCAACGTCTGCGACTAACAAATATTTTAAAGCCAATTACAACGTCAAGAAACATTTTTTCAACACACATagacgaaaaaagaagaaattcggATTGTCATCGTGTCGACTACAACGGCAATTTGCTCCAAGTGCCAAAAGGCCATAAAAGCATCCGACAATGCGGAAGTGACTGCTCAAGATTCTCGCACTTTCTTGCGTTCACCTCCCCCTTTATCTTGGTGATACAGATGTCCATAAGCTTGCATTTTGGATATATTCGGTGATGTAGGAAGGCAAGGCTCCGCCTCTAGAACGCGTTACGTAAGTAAGCATATTAAGATTTATTTTTTATGCACTATCTACTCTCCTTCGATGAGAGTTTTTGACTTGGCAGCCCGACTTTTATCTACCATTGCACGGAACAAGCTAGTCTCTTTCGCCAACAAAGCCTCTGGGGTATCAAACTCGGCTATCCTTCCGTCATCTAACACCAACACGCGGTCGCTGTCCATAATCGTATTCAAGCGATGAGCGATCGTTAACACTGTTGTATTCTCAAAATTTTCACGAATCATTCGCTGAATTGCCGAGTCCGTAGCGTTGTCGATACTCGCCGTCGCTTCGTCCATTACTAAAATCTTGGGCTTACGAATCAACGATCGCGCAATACATAAAAGCTGGCGCTGTCCCTGCGAAAAATTTTCTCCTCCCTCCGAAACTTGCTCGCTGAGTCCATTTGGTAACTCCGCGATAGTGTCAGCCATTTGCACCTTCGTCAAAGATTCCCACACTTCTTCGTCTGTTGCTGCTGAGAACGGATCCAGATTATAACGAACGGTGTTGGAAAATATCACAGGGTCCTGAGGAATGATGGAAAGATTTAAACGCAAAGCTGAAGTTCCAATTTCGGAAGCGTCAATCCCATCAATCAAGATTTTTCCGCCATCATCTTCCAGTTCTGCGATACGGAACAAACATATCATAAGACTACTTTTACCGCTTCCTGTACGCCCACAAACTCCCACACGCTCGCCGGCTTTGACCTTTAGCGATAAGTCCTTCAAAACTAGTGGTCCATCGCGATACCGCATGGAGGCGTGGCTGAGCTCGATCTCGCCATTGATCGGCCATACACCAGGTTCAGGATCACATTCCGGGATAAACTCAGGTGCCTCCGCTTTTATGTTGTTGGTGTAGAAGAGAATACGTTCGACAGAATTCATTTGCGCCTCGATTGTAGCAATCATACGAACTCCATGCTTGAGGTAATTTGTCATTTCAATGCTGTACGACAGGGCGAGACCAAGCCACCCTGCTGAAATGAAACCAGACGACGAAGTAGCAACAGCGACTCCTCCAATAAAGGCCCCCATAAGTCCTCCCAAGACATCAAGACGAAGTCCAAGCCAGTAATTGACTAACTGAACGAGGATGTATGATGTGTTCATGTTGTCGAAAGACTTCTTGCACTGGATGAAAAACCGCTTTTCTTCGCCGTAGGCTCGAATCGTCGAAGTACCGGAGAGGGTTTGAGAAAAATCAGCAAATATAGGAGAATTTGCGATGCTGTTGATGCGCTGCAGCTCAGTTGATGTCTTTCGAAACCACTTCTGGATCAGGTAGTACAAATAGCCGATAGGAATCAATGGAACTAGAAATGTGCCGTTTGTGGCAGCGATAATTGCCCCAATTGCTCCGAGAACACTGAAGACAGTTGACACTCCCTGTGAAAGGCTCTGCGTCAGCTCGAGATCGACCTTGTCCATGTCGGCCGCAAAACGATTGAGAATCCGTCCAGTAGGGGTGatgtcaaagaaagaaacAGGTGCACGTAAGATACTCTCGGTCAAGTCATCATGCATCTTCTTTGAAGCCCGAAGGCGGTGAACCGCAACAATGATGGCGCGCGCGGTAAGCCCTATGACACCGCCCAGACCAAACAAAGCGTACACACCAAGATATCGATTTGTTGTAGTCTGCGAGAACGGATCTCCACTCAACGATGCTTCAAGACTGCGCTCTGCCCACAAGGCCAGCCAGAACCCAGCAGTCACTTCTGAGGCTCGACCGAGCGCCTGAATGACAAAAACGGATGCCGCCGTCAACAATCCACCGGCTCTAGCGTAATGCATATAAGCCGAGCCGTCAACACTTCCTTCTTCGCGCTCTTCGTCCCTCACAAGCTTTTTCCCGCTCTTCTTTAGAGCTGCTTTCTTCTCAGCCGACAGCTCGACCTCCTTTTGGGCTGTAACTTCGTCGTCAAATTTTTCAGGCTCCTGCTTTGAGGCTGCCTTGATTTTTGAGACGTCCACCGCGCCCGCAAAGTCAACACCGGCGGCCACCAAATCTCTGTACCGGCCCTGGTGCTTGATACGGCCGTGCTCCATAACAATGACGTCATCACATCGTGACAGCAAGTGAACGTGATGTGTGACTAACAATCGAGTTATTCCTTTGGCCATGTCTCCGGCTATAGCGTTAGAAAATATGTGCTCTCCAACATGTGCATCCACCGCCGACAAGGGATCGTCCATGAGCATCAGACGAGTCTCGTCGGAGTACAAAGCCCGGGCTAACGCAACACGGGCCTTTTGACCACCCGACAAATTGATGCCTCGTTCGCCAATTTCCGTCAAATCACCGGCAGGTAAAATAGCGAGATCGTCCACTAACGCACACGCCTCCAGAACGCGTTCATATCGTTCTTGATTGAAATCACGTCCAAACAGAACATTTCCTCTCAAAGTGTCGTTGACGACCCACGGGGTCTGCGTACAGTAAGACACAAAGCCTGTTGGCGCATCTACAGGACGCGGCATGTAAACTTTGCATCCCTTGACGGGTTCCATTTCACCTAAGATAGCGGACAGAAAGCTAGATTTGCCCGAACCAACGGCACCGACAATTGCGACTAGCTTACCGGTTTGAATTGTGCATGTCAATTCTTGCAGCGTGATGGGAGGAGTTTTCTGGGTACTCTCAGTCAAGACGCTGCTACCCGCGACTGAACTGTGGTTACTCGCCATCATGTCAACATCCGAGGTCTCGTCGCCTTTGGTACGCTTCGACTTCCGGCGTTCCTTTTTCGGCTCTTCGTCTTGAATCGGGCGGATTTCTTTACCTTCCGGATCCATCCACGCAAAGCTACCATTCAGTATTGTGACGCTACCGTATTGCGCCTCGGCTGCGTCCATACTCGCAGACGGAGGCGGCGTATGCTCGACGTATTCGTCCAATTCCGGCAAGGCCAGGTAACGCTCCAGACGTTTTAAAGAAATCTTGCTCTGAATATATTGCAAGAGTCCCATGGGCATAAAAGCGAACGGAAAGCGCATAATGTTGAAAAGTGCGACTGTAGTAAAGGCTGTAGCCGCGTCGAGCGGTTCGTTTTGGATAGACACGTAGGTTAAGAACACTAGAATGGGTTGTATCAGAGGCGCTGACATGAGGATGAGCGAAAATCCGATGGCCGAGGTATAAGCAAGTTTAGTCAAGGCCTTTAGTTCGGAGCCACGAATACGCCCGACCTCTTTTCCGAACGGCCGCTCCCAGGCGTAGAATTTGATAATTCGAATACCGGCAAGAATTTCGTTCATCATCTTGACGCGCAAATCGGAATATTTGAGTACCTTGCGACGTTGCTTGGATACTATGGAGAAGACAACGGTATTAATGGGTGCCAAGGCAAACATGAATCCAACACCAACCCAAGTGGCGTTTCCGACCTGTCCGAGAAAGACAATGAAAAGAACAGAATTTCAAAGTGAGAAAGAACATCCATGGACAAGATTTTCGAGGacaattaactgtaacacAGAGCGAAACGTACTTGTTGAAAAATCAGAACCAAGGCGATAATGATCTGCAAGGGGGCGACCAAAGTCATACCGACGAACTGCAAGAATCGCTGCAACTGTGCCGTGTCGTTGCTCATCATGTTGACTACTTGTCCGGTGGAGGTTTTGGCCCGACCGGAAGCGGATACTCGTAGCGCTTTGCGATACAACATAGTACTGACAGAAGTGCGGACAAAAACGGCACAGTGTGCCATGGTGGTTGAATGTCGGGTCTGCAGGAGCGAAATGAGAAAGGGCAGGACGCCGAGGGCCGCAACTTGCAGCCAAGGGTCAAAGCGACCCTGGTATTCGTCAATATCGACACCGGATTCGAAAAATTGGACGAGTTCGTTCAATATCAGGACGGGCACGAATCCGAGCAAGGCCGAAACGACATAATAAAAGATGGCGAGT
Coding sequences:
- a CDS encoding predicted protein codes for the protein MAHCAVFVRTSVSTMLYRKALRVSASGRAKTSTGQVVNMMSNDTAQLQRFLQFVGMTLVAPLQIIIALVLIFQQVGNATWVGVGFMFALAPINTVVFSIVSKQRRKVLKYSDLRVKMMNEILAGIRIIKFYAWERPFGKEVGRIRGSELKALTKLAYTSAIGFSLILMSAPLIQPILVFLTYVSIQNEPLDAATAFTTVALFNIMRFPFAFMPMGLLQYIQSKISLKRLERYLALPELDEYTSDVDMMASNHSSVAGSSVLTESTQKTPPITLQELTCTIQTGKLVAIVGAVGSGKSSFLSAILGEMEPVKGCKVYMPRPVDAPTGFVSYCTQTPWVVNDTLRGNVLFGRDFNQERYERVLEACALVDDLAILPAGDLTEIGERGINLSGGQKARVALARALYSDETRLMLMDDPLSAVDAHVGEHIFSNAIAGDMAKGITRLLVTHHVHLLSRCDDVIVMEHGRIKHQGRYRDLVAAGVDFAGAVDVSKIKAASKQEPEKFDDEVTAQKEVELSAEKKAALKKSGKKLVRDEEREEGSVDGSAYMHYARAGGLLTAASVFVIQALGRASEVTAGFWLALWAERSLEASLSGDPFSQTTTNRYLGVYALFGLGGVIGLTARAIIVAVHRLRASKKMHDDLTESILRAPVSFFDITPTGRILNRFAADMDKVDLELTQSLSQGVSTVFSVLGAIGAIIAATNGTFLVPLIPIGYLYYLIQKWFRKTSTELQRINSIANSPIFADFSQTLSGTSTIRAYGEEKRFFIQCKKSFDNMNTSYILVQLVNYWLGLRLDVLGGLMGAFIGGVAVATSSSGFISAGWLGLALSYSIEMTNYLKHGVRMIATIEAQMNSVERILFYTNNIKAEAPEFIPECDPEPGVWPINGEIELSHASMRYRDGPLVLKDLSLKVKAGERVGVCGRTGSGKSSLMICLFRIAELEDDGGKILIDGIDASEIGTSALRLNLSIIPQDPVIFSNTVRYNLDPFSAATDEEVWESLTKVQMADTIAELPNGLSEQVSEGGENFSQGQRQLLCIARSLIRKPKILVMDEATASIDNATDSAIQRMIRENFENTTVLTIAHRLNTIMDSDRVLVLDDGRIAEFDTPEALLAKETSLFRAMVDKSRAAKSKTLIEGE